The stretch of DNA ttctgtttctccgaaatactgaaataggcaaaaaaacaacaattctaggctgggcctccggttaaaaggttagtcccaaaaaataatataaaagtggaaaataaagcccaatatagtccaaaacagtagataatatagcatggagcaatcgaaaattatagatacgttggagacgtatcaggcatccccaagcttaattcctgctcgtcctcgagtaggtaaatgataaaaagagaatttttgatgcggagtgctacttggcataatttcaatgcaaatcttcttaattgtggtatgaatattcagattaggaagattcaagaaaaaagttcatattgacatagagaataataatacttcaagcaaaccaacaaagcaattatgttttcttaaagtaacatggccaaagaaagttcatccctacaaaatcatatagtttagtcatgctccattttcgtcacacaagaatgctctcatcatgcacaaccccgatgacaagccaagcaattgtttcataccttaataatttcaaactcataaactttcacgcaatacatgagcgtgagccatggatatagcactatgggtggaatagaatataatgatgggggttatgtggagaagacaaaaaggagaaagtctcacatcaacgaggctaatcaatgggatatggagatgcccaccgactgatgttaatgcaaggagtagggattgccatgcaatggatgcactagagctataaatgtatgaaagctcaacaaaagaaactaagtgggtgtgcatccaacttgctttctcacaatacctagggcacttgaggaggcccattgttggaatatacaagccaagttctataatgaatattcccactagtatatgaaagtgataactcaagagactctctatatgaagaacatggtgctactttgaagcacaagtgtggaaaaaaggaatagtagcattgcccctttttagtTATTATTTTTTTGGAACTTTTCTTTTgtttggcctttatttttttgggacgatgctctattgaatgatgatcatcacacttttatttatttacaactcaatgattacaactcgatactagaacaaagtatgactctatatggatgcctccggcggtgtaccgggatatgcaatgaatcaagagtgacaagtatgaaaaaattatgaacggtggctttgccacaaatactatgtcaactacatgatcatgctaagcaatatgacagtgatgaatgtgtcatgataaactggatggtggaaagttgcatggcaatatatctcggaatggctatggaaatgccataataggtaggtatggtggctgttttgaggaagatataaggaagtttatgtgtgaaagagcgtatcatatcacggggtttggatgcaccggcgaagtttgcatcaactctcgatgtgagaaagggcaatgcacggtactgaagaggctagcaatgatggaagggtgagagtgcgtataatccatggactcaacattagtcataaagaactcatatgcttattgcaaaaatctacaagccatcaaaaaccaaagtattatgtgcatgctcctagggggatagattggtaggaaaagaccatcgctcgtccccgaccgccactcataaggaggacaatcaaataacacctcatgtttcaaatttgttgcataatgtttaccatacgtgcatgctacgggacttgcaaactttaactcaagcacctctcaaattcacaattactctactagcatgactttgatattactacctccatatctcaaaacaattatcaagcatccaacttttcttagtattcaacacactcaaaagaaagtttcacaaatattgaataccaagcatgttattattaagcaaattaccatgctattaagactctcaaaataatttaagtgaagcatgagagatcaatagtttctttaaaacaaatccaccaccatgctctaaaaaaatctaagtgaagcacatagagcaaaattataacgctcaaaagatataagtgaagcacatagagcaaaactacatagctcaaaagatataagtgaagcacatagagtattctttcaaattctaattcatgtatggctctctcaaaaggtgtgtacaacaaggattattgtggcacactaacacacaaagacacaaataatacaagacgctccaagcaaaacacatatcatgttggtgaataaaaatatagctccaagtaaattaccaatggaagtggacgaaagaggggatgccttccagggcatccccaagctttgactttttggtgtccttggattatattgggggtgcgatgggcatccccaagcttaggctcttgccactccttgttccataatccatcacaagaattcacccaaaacttcaaaacttcacaacacaaaacttaaagtagaaaacttgtgagctccgttagcgaaagaaaacaaaaaaccacttcaaggtactgtaatgaactcattctttatttatattggtgttaaaactactgtattccaacttctatggattataaactattttactaaccatagattcatcaaaataagcaaacaacNNNNNNNNNNNNNNNNNNNNNNNNNNNNNNNNNNNNNNNNNNNNNNNNNNNNNNNNNNNNNNNNNNNNNNNNNNNNNNNNNNNNNNNNNNNNNNNNNNNNNNNNNNNNNNNNNNNNNNNNNNNNNNNNNNNNNNNNNNNNNNNNNNNNNNNNNNNNNNNNNNNNNNNNNNNNNNNNNNNNNNNNNNNNNNNNNNNNNNNNNNNNNNNNNNNNNNNNNNNNNNNNNNNNNNNNNNNNNNNNNNNNNNNNNNNNNNNNNNNNNNNNNNNNNNNNNNNNNNNNNNNNNNNNNNNNNNNNNNNNNNNNNNNNNNNNNNNNNNNNNNNNNNNNNNNNNNNNNNNNNNNNNNNNNNNNNNNNNNNNNNNNNNNNNNNNNNNNNNNNNNNNNNNNNNNNNNNNNNNNNNNNNNNNNNNNNNNNNNNNNNNNNNNNNNNNNNNNNNNNNNNNNNNNNNNNNNNNNNNNNNNNNNNNNNNNNNNNNNNNNNNNNNNNNNNNNNNNNNNNNNNNNNNNNNNNNNNNNNNNNNNNNNNNNNNNNNNNNNNNNNNNNNNNNNNNNNNNNNNNNNNNNNNNNNNNNNNNNNNNNNNNNNNNNNNNNNNNNNNNNNNNNNNNNNNNNNNNNNNNNNNNNNNNNNNNNNNNNNNNNNNNNNNNNNNNNNNNNNNNNNNNNNNNNNNNNNNNNNNNNNNNNNNNNNNNNNNNNNNNNNNNNNNNNNNNNNNNNNNNNNNNNNNNNNNNNNNNNNNNNNNNNNNNNNNNNNNNNNNNNNNNNNNNNNNNNNNNNNNNNNNNNNNNNNNNNNNNNNNNNNNNNNNNNNNNNNNNNNNNNNNNNNNNNNNNNNNNNNNNNNNNNNNNNNNNNNNNNNNNNNNNNNNNNNNNNNNNNNNNNNNNNNNNNNNNNNNNNNNNNNNNNNNNNNNNNNNNNNNNNNNNNNNNNNNNNNNNNNNNNNNNNNNNNNNNNNNNNNNNNNNNNNNNNNNNNNNNNNNNNNNNNNNNNNNNNNNNNNNNNNNNNNNNNNNNNNNNNNNNNNNNNNNNNNNNNNNNNNNNNNNNNNNNNNNNNNNNNNNNNNNNNNNNNNNNNNNNNNNNNNNNNNNNNNNNNNNNNNNNNNNNNNNNNNNNNNNNNNNNNNNNNCTGTTGTTGGAACCGGAGGAGTCGGTAAGACAACACTAGCTCAGAAAGTATACAATGACCAAAAAATAAAAGGAAGCTTCAAGATGCATGCTTGGATTTGTGTTTCGCAAGACTACAGTGAAGTAACTCTTTTGAAGGAGGTGCTCCGAAATATTGGTGTGCATCATGAGCAAGGTGAAACCATAACTGAGCTGCAGAGAAAGCTTGCAGAAACAATAGAAGGAAAGAGTTTCTTTCTGGTTCTAGATGATGTATGGCATTCCAATGTATGGATGGATCTATTAAGGCCTGCATTACACAAAACAACATCTGGAGTAATGTTGGTAACCACACGGGATGATCAAATTACAAGGAGAATAGGCGTAGAGCATACCCATAGAGTTGATCTCATGTCCGTAGAGGTGGGATGGGAGCTGCTTTGGAAGAGCATGAATATTGATGAGAAAGAAGTGCAGAATTTAAGAAACACGGGGATTGAGATTATCCGTAAATGCGGTTGCCTCCCTCTTGCAATCAAGGTTGCCGCCAGTGTTCTAGCAAGCAGGGATCAAACAGATAATGAGTGGAAAAAGATTTTGAGAAGATATGCTTGCTCCCAGAACATGCTCTCTAATGAAATAGAAGGAGCTTTGTATCTAAGCTACGATGAGTTACCATATCGTCTAAAGCAGTGTTTCCTTTATTGTGCACTGTATATTGAAGATTCTACCATTCTTTGCCGTGTAATTACCAGGTTATGGATTGTTGAAGGCTTCATTGAGGAGCAACAAGGCCAACTTCTAGAAGACACAGCAGAGGAGTACTACTATGAGCTAATCCATCGGAATCTCCTCCAACCAGATAACGGATATTTTGACCAGGCTGAATGCAAAATGCATGACCTCTTAAGACAGCTTGCTTTGAGTATATCAAAAGAAGAGTGTTTTATTGGTGATATTGAAACATTAAGTGGTGAGAATATGTCAAAACTACGACGAGTTACTGCCGTGAGTAAGAAGGATAAATTAGTGTTGCCTAGCATGAATAAGGTGGAAGCTAAGGTGAGGACTTTCTTTACTGTTCATAGTCCACGGAGCATTGAGGATTCATTGTTCAAGAGATTTCTGCTTCTTCGTGTTTTGGTACTGAATTACTCACTTGTACAAAGCATTCCAGATTATATAGGAAGACTGATACATCTACGCCTACTTGATCTTGATTATACTGGCATATCTTGTCTTCCTGAATCCATTGGCTCCCTACAAAACCTTCAAATTTTGAGCTTGAATTATTGTGATGCTTTGCACAATCTTCCTTCGGCGATATCCCAATTGTACAATTTAAGATGTCTTAGTCTTCTTGATACAAAAATAAATCAAGTTCAGAAAGGGATAGGAAAACTGAAGTTCCTCACTGATTTACGAGGGTTTCCGGTTGGGGCAGGAATTGAAAATGCTGATGTACAAGATGGATGGAAGTTGGAAGAGTTGTCATCTTTGTCATTGCTGAGGTATCTTACGTTGGTTAAATTGGAAAGAGCGGCTTGCCATAGTACAAATACATTACTGACGAACAAAAACCATCTAAAAGGACTAGTACTGGAGTGGACATCATATTCAGAAGATGTTAGCACCGAGGAGGTCTTTGAGCAGCTAATACCTCCAAGCAGCCTGGAAACCCTACATATTATTGGATTCCTTGGTCGGCAGTACCCCAACTGGTTTGGTAACACCTGTTTGTCCTCGCTGGCACATGTGACCCTTAGAAATCTACGATGTGTGGATCTTCCACCTATT from Triticum urartu cultivar G1812 chromosome 3, Tu2.1, whole genome shotgun sequence encodes:
- the LOC125546585 gene encoding putative disease resistance protein RGA3 — its product is VVGTGGVGKTTLAQKVYNDQKIKGSFKMHAWICVSQDYSEVTLLKEVLRNIGVHHEQGETITELQRKLAETIEGKSFFLVLDDVWHSNVWMDLLRPALHKTTSGVMLVTTRDDQITRRIGVEHTHRVDLMSVEVGWELLWKSMNIDEKEVQNLRNTGIEIIRKCGCLPLAIKVAASVLASRDQTDNEWKKILRRYACSQNMLSNEIEGALYLSYDELPYRLKQCFLYCALYIEDSTILCRVITRLWIVEGFIEEQQGQLLEDTAEEYYYELIHRNLLQPDNGYFDQAECKMHDLLRQLALSISKEECFIGDIETLSGENMSKLRRVTAVSKKDKLVLPSMNKVEAKVRTFFTVHSPRSIEDSLFKRFLLLRVLVLNYSLVQSIPDYIGRLIHLRLLDLDYTGISCLPESIGSLQNLQILSLNYCDALHNLPSAISQLYNLRCLSLLDTKINQVQKGIGKLKFLTDLRGFPVGAGIENADVQDGWKLEELSSLSLLRYLTLVKLERAACHSTNTLLTNKNHLKGLVLEWTSYSEDVSTEEVFEQLIPPSSLETLHIIGFLGRQYPNWFGNTCLSSLAHVTLRNLRCVDLPPIGQLPNLKFLKIDGAYAVTKVGPEFVGCGKGDPLCNELVAFPKLEWLGLKHLPNWEEWSFFEEKEEAEDADDEGGANGVAEIRKDDAQSARLRLFPRLVRLKLEGCLKLRALPRQLGEDTVSLRKLELIRTNNLKAVEDFPHLTELLHIDKCEGLEKVANLPQVTDLQVRGCLNLTRVEGLGSLQQLGLGEDTQEISSHWVLGLQNQHQRLHGEDLDVYSLSTS